Genomic window (Terriglobales bacterium):
CGCGGGCTTGAACGAAGCTCCTCCGGGAAGAGCGCGCTCTCTGGATAGCGCTCGCACGGCGCGGCATGAATGAACACTGGTCCCGGAAGCGGTAGCTGCTCAACTCCGGCGAAGCGATCGTAGGTGAAGAGGATGCGTTCCTCGCCCGGCTTGATCAGCCGCAGGCAATGCCGGCACGGGGCTGCGTCCTCGCCTGCTTCGCGGTGCGCGGGGTGGTCGTATCCCGGCGCTTTCATAGTCCTGCGGACAGCTTCCGCAACATCAGTAGCAATGGCGACAATTCGGATGTCTGACACGATGTTGGCAACCTCACCTGGACTGAGGGGCAAAACCCGCTCTCAAGATTTGATTCTGGCGCAGGGGAGGCACTGGTTCTATCCGTTTCTTGCCTGCAAAATGGAATGTAGGTGTTAAGAGCGATATTAGTACTTTAACGATTCCTTGATCATATGCTTGGTCTTCAGCCAGAGGTTGCTCGAAGCGCTCGGATCAAGGTTGAAGCGGCCGTCGTTCTTCTGGTAGATGGAGACGCCCTCACCGGGCTTGACCTGATAGCCGGCGATCTCAAATGCCGGCACCAGCGGCCGTCTTCCCGAGAGAGTCCAGTGCAGGCTGACGGGCGAGATATCGTCACTGATGGCCATCTGTCCCGGGATGTAGTTGTAAGCCGGGAACGGGACGCGGCGCGTATCATCCACCTCCCAATACCAATAGCTATGGTCCTGCGCGAGCGGGCTGGGCGGAAGGAAGCGAAAAGCCTGTGACCGAGCAAACTGCGGACTTGGGCCGTTGAATAATTTGAGATTGAAGGCTTGTTGGGCAGGTGCAGGGGCGCTTCCAGACTGATTC
Coding sequences:
- a CDS encoding DUF1203 domain-containing protein, with product MPLSPGEVANIVSDIRIVAIATDVAEAVRRTMKAPGYDHPAHREAGEDAAPCRHCLRLIKPGEERILFTYDRFAGVEQLPLPGPVFIHAAPCERYPESALFPEELRSSPRTMEGYARGRRLVVQEYVTNQQMEESVQRILLRRDVDYIHVNSTTAGCYTFRIERSGPATGR